Proteins found in one Rhizobium sp. BT04 genomic segment:
- the tssF gene encoding type VI secretion system baseplate subunit TssF, which translates to MAEGFLHRYNEELLALRRRAARFADAFPKIAGRLRMTGDVADDPHVERLIQSFAYSAARVRQKLDDEFPELTDGLLETLYPHYLAPLPSMSIVKFRPSDTLASVQTVPRHTEVLAEPVRGEACRFRTTQDVEMAPIEIAGAGLSGQPINAPLSPYAGVAGCLRLSLRSLDARKPLGGLGVSRLRLHIPSPWQQAVAIYELLANQTLGIALAKHADDRSPVFLPAGSLKPVGFEPEEAMLPYPAPSFTGYRLLTEFFALPRKFLFLDIEGLDAWTGETLELFIYLKESDAKLERAVSVRDFALNATPVVNLFRQVCEPIAIDGTRTEYRLLPDARRQKTREIYSIDRVLLTGSRGQEEFCQPFFGRSQRAGASPTHWQAYRRFDEDDRTSDMDIAFVDRQRRSSGPVDAVASVDTLCLNRDLPEQLPFGGGHPFLQLASGHEAVAGVEALIPPTPSVRMNDQEGRNWRLISHLVLNHLSLFDNGGAALKDILSLYAFRDSPETKQFVDALVRIKAANSTARLGSGGMVPGTEITLECDPAVIDRPSAFLFGSVLDRFFSLYTSVNSFTRLTIGMKGQSRPIARWPARAADRPLL; encoded by the coding sequence ATGGCTGAAGGTTTCCTGCACCGTTACAATGAGGAATTGCTGGCGCTGCGCCGTCGGGCCGCGCGTTTTGCCGATGCCTTCCCGAAGATCGCCGGCCGCCTGCGCATGACCGGCGACGTCGCCGACGACCCGCATGTGGAACGCCTGATCCAGAGCTTCGCCTATTCGGCCGCCCGCGTCCGCCAGAAGCTGGACGACGAATTTCCCGAGCTCACCGACGGCCTGCTCGAAACGCTCTATCCGCATTATCTCGCGCCGCTGCCGTCGATGAGCATCGTCAAGTTCCGGCCGAGCGATACGCTCGCCTCGGTCCAGACCGTGCCGCGCCATACGGAGGTGCTGGCCGAGCCGGTCAGAGGCGAAGCCTGCCGCTTCCGCACCACGCAGGACGTCGAGATGGCGCCGATCGAAATTGCCGGCGCCGGACTTTCCGGCCAGCCGATCAATGCGCCGCTTTCACCCTATGCCGGCGTTGCCGGCTGCCTCAGGCTGTCCCTCCGTAGCCTCGATGCCCGAAAGCCCCTCGGCGGCCTCGGCGTGAGCCGGCTGCGCCTGCACATTCCCTCCCCGTGGCAACAGGCGGTAGCAATCTACGAACTGCTTGCCAATCAGACGCTCGGCATCGCCCTTGCCAAACATGCCGACGATCGGTCGCCGGTCTTCCTGCCGGCTGGGAGCCTCAAACCGGTCGGCTTCGAGCCCGAAGAAGCCATGCTGCCCTATCCGGCGCCGAGTTTCACCGGCTACCGGCTGCTGACCGAATTCTTCGCCCTGCCCAGAAAGTTTCTCTTTCTCGACATCGAAGGGCTCGATGCCTGGACGGGCGAGACGCTGGAGCTCTTCATCTATCTCAAGGAGAGCGACGCCAAACTGGAGCGTGCAGTGTCCGTCCGCGACTTCGCGCTCAACGCAACGCCCGTCGTCAATCTCTTCCGCCAGGTCTGCGAGCCGATCGCCATCGACGGCACCCGCACGGAATACCGTCTCCTGCCCGATGCGCGGCGCCAGAAGACCCGCGAGATCTATTCGATCGATCGCGTTCTGCTCACCGGATCGCGCGGCCAGGAGGAATTCTGCCAGCCCTTCTTCGGACGGTCGCAACGGGCAGGCGCGAGCCCGACTCACTGGCAGGCCTATCGCCGTTTCGACGAAGACGACAGAACCAGCGATATGGATATTGCCTTCGTCGACAGGCAGCGCCGCTCTTCAGGTCCCGTCGATGCGGTCGCAAGCGTCGACACGCTCTGCCTCAACCGCGATTTGCCGGAACAGCTTCCCTTCGGCGGCGGCCATCCCTTCCTGCAGCTTGCCTCCGGCCACGAGGCGGTGGCGGGCGTCGAAGCGCTGATCCCGCCGACGCCATCGGTCCGCATGAACGATCAGGAGGGCCGGAACTGGCGGCTGATCTCGCATCTCGTCCTCAACCACCTGTCGCTCTTCGACAATGGCGGCGCGGCGCTGAAGGATATCCTGTCGCTTTATGCCTTCCGGGACAGTCCCGAGACCAAGCAGTTCGTCGACGCGCTGGTCCGGATCAAGGCAGCCAACTCGACCGCCCGTCTCGGCAGCGGCGGCATGGTGCCCGGCACCGAAATCACACTGGAATGCGATCCGGCCGTCATCGACCGGCCCTCGGCCTTCCTGTTCGGCAGCGTGCTCGACCGTTTCTTCAGTCTCTATACCTCGGTCAACAGCTTCACCCGGCTCACCATCGGCATGAAGGGCCAGTCGAGGCCGATTGCCCGGTGGCCGGCGCGCGCCGCCGACCGCCCGCTGCTTTGA
- the tssB gene encoding type VI secretion system contractile sheath small subunit: MASVHEKLERVRKPRVHIKYEVETEGAMVVKELPFVVGVLGDFSGNPTQPLKAFGERKFVQIDRDNFDDVMRRMTPGLTLSVENTLEKNGTELPVSLKFESMADFEPGAVVDQVPALKALLNARNQLRDLMSKADRSEELERLLEDILQNKADLSQLVAQLGGGEAGAAKDALN, from the coding sequence ATGGCAAGTGTGCATGAGAAACTGGAACGGGTTCGCAAACCGCGGGTCCACATTAAATACGAAGTGGAAACCGAAGGCGCGATGGTGGTGAAGGAGCTGCCGTTCGTCGTCGGCGTGCTCGGCGATTTCTCCGGCAATCCCACGCAGCCGCTCAAAGCTTTCGGCGAGCGCAAGTTTGTGCAGATCGACCGCGACAATTTCGACGACGTCATGCGCCGCATGACGCCGGGCCTCACCCTATCGGTCGAGAACACGCTCGAGAAAAACGGAACCGAGCTGCCGGTTTCGCTGAAATTCGAAAGCATGGCCGATTTCGAACCCGGCGCGGTCGTCGATCAGGTGCCGGCGCTGAAGGCCCTGCTCAACGCCCGCAATCAGCTGCGCGACCTGATGAGCAAGGCGGACCGCTCCGAGGAGCTCGAGCGTCTGCTCGAGGACATCCTGCAGAACAAGGCCGATCTCTCGCAGCTGGTGGCCCAGCTTGGCGGCGGCGAAGCCGGAGCGGCGAAGGACGCGTTGAACTGA
- the tssA gene encoding type VI secretion system protein TssA, with the protein MRVNTASREIYYRIKDARNAARTAERSISPGDVIALAPAWHDVSNLGLQILSSRSKDIEVLAWLAEAQLRLRGFSGLRDVYVATASLLGKYFDTLHSIGDSDFEERFAPFAGLNGVGGEGTLIQAIRLTSLIPDGKFAQFSLWDFQLSQRPNEAERREELQQAAAEAGVAQMSAYLGVLTECIAAFDRMVEILDQHCGDQAPPSSNTRNVLQEAASAIRMLAGIEAPPAASETPALQGLEPLQAGDTDGAETVRTRPVGAEAIRSREEAFELLVAVARYFRRTEPHSPISMSIETLVRRGRMDFSELLAELLPEQHTRNAVLTAAGIQPVNDKGG; encoded by the coding sequence GTGCGCGTTAATACTGCATCACGCGAAATATACTATAGAATTAAAGACGCGAGAAACGCTGCACGTACAGCCGAGCGTAGTATTTCGCCTGGTGACGTTATTGCGCTTGCACCCGCCTGGCATGATGTTAGCAATCTTGGATTGCAGATCCTTTCTTCCCGGAGCAAGGACATCGAAGTATTGGCCTGGCTGGCGGAGGCCCAGCTGCGGCTGCGCGGCTTCTCAGGATTGCGAGATGTTTACGTTGCAACCGCGTCGCTTTTAGGCAAGTATTTCGACACTTTGCATTCGATCGGGGACAGCGATTTCGAGGAACGGTTCGCGCCCTTCGCAGGCCTCAACGGTGTCGGCGGCGAGGGAACCCTCATCCAGGCTATTCGTTTGACATCGTTGATCCCGGACGGGAAGTTCGCTCAATTTTCGCTTTGGGATTTCCAGCTTTCGCAGCGGCCGAACGAGGCCGAACGGCGCGAGGAATTGCAGCAGGCGGCAGCAGAAGCCGGTGTCGCGCAAATGTCAGCCTATCTCGGCGTGCTGACCGAGTGCATCGCCGCTTTCGACCGCATGGTCGAAATACTTGACCAACACTGCGGCGACCAGGCGCCGCCGAGTTCGAATACACGCAATGTTTTGCAAGAGGCGGCGTCTGCAATCCGGATGCTCGCCGGCATCGAAGCTCCCCCGGCCGCGTCTGAAACGCCTGCTTTGCAAGGGCTGGAGCCGCTGCAGGCAGGCGATACCGACGGTGCCGAGACCGTTCGCACGCGGCCTGTCGGCGCTGAGGCGATTCGTTCGCGGGAAGAGGCCTTCGAACTTCTGGTCGCCGTGGCGCGCTATTTCCGCCGCACGGAGCCCCATTCACCGATCTCCATGTCGATCGAAACGCTGGTGCGTCGCGGCCGCATGGATTTTTCCGAGCTTCTTGCCGAGCTTCTGCCCGAACAGCACACACGCAATGCGGTGCTGACGGCAGCCGGCATTCAGCCCGTAAACGACAAGGGAGGCTAG
- the tssC gene encoding type VI secretion system contractile sheath large subunit translates to MGSSTEWRRRADQLITLIDEALNRQVNAILHHPDFQAMEARWRGLAMLVREASRRGEVKVKLLSVSWRELARSMERASDFDQSHLFELIYSREFGMPGGEPFGLLVGDYHLSPADPADGDPVGTLSQIGMVAAAAFCPFVAGAAPLAIGLEDFHELNRVNDFSWLATETDRIRWNGLRAREDSRFLGLAAPRILMRSPLTPHARDRNDGFPFRESIASDGSSLLWGNAAFAFATVVIRNFIASGWFADIRGVTQDAIDGGLLSAAELPPYDFGTESNGLSAQAPVEIHLTSSQEQQLCELGIIPAATTYLSSSAIFNSNQSLHAPPHYSNEHARQNARLAAMLQYVLCASRFAHYLKVIMRDEIGQLSDAISIERRLADWLTAYTLGNDDADIALRTRFPLRSAGIGVAEIPGKPGSFSCTVRLQPHFQLDDVATSFHLIAETTTTGQILSRPVAIPERMSA, encoded by the coding sequence ATGGGTTCCAGCACTGAATGGCGGCGCCGGGCGGATCAGCTGATTACGCTGATCGACGAGGCGCTGAACAGGCAAGTCAATGCCATCCTCCACCATCCCGATTTTCAGGCGATGGAGGCGAGATGGCGTGGCCTCGCCATGCTCGTGCGCGAGGCAAGCCGCCGCGGCGAGGTGAAGGTCAAGCTGCTCAGCGTCAGCTGGCGCGAGCTCGCGCGAAGCATGGAGCGCGCCAGCGACTTCGATCAGAGCCACCTGTTCGAACTGATCTATAGCCGCGAGTTCGGCATGCCAGGCGGCGAACCCTTCGGCCTGCTGGTCGGCGACTATCATCTTTCTCCGGCCGATCCCGCCGACGGCGATCCTGTTGGCACGCTGTCGCAGATCGGCATGGTGGCGGCCGCCGCCTTCTGCCCCTTCGTCGCCGGTGCTGCGCCGCTTGCGATCGGGCTTGAAGATTTTCACGAACTGAACCGGGTCAACGACTTTTCCTGGCTTGCCACAGAGACCGACCGGATCCGCTGGAATGGTCTTCGCGCGCGTGAGGATTCACGTTTCCTCGGGCTTGCCGCACCGCGTATCCTGATGCGTTCGCCGCTCACACCGCATGCGCGCGATCGCAATGACGGCTTTCCCTTCCGCGAAAGCATTGCTAGCGACGGCAGTTCACTGCTCTGGGGCAACGCCGCTTTCGCCTTTGCCACTGTTGTCATCCGCAATTTCATCGCTTCCGGCTGGTTCGCAGATATCCGCGGCGTCACGCAGGATGCGATCGACGGCGGCCTGCTGAGCGCAGCCGAGCTCCCGCCTTATGATTTCGGCACGGAGAGCAACGGACTTTCCGCCCAGGCGCCAGTGGAAATCCACCTGACCAGCAGCCAGGAGCAGCAGCTTTGCGAGCTCGGCATCATCCCTGCCGCGACCACCTATCTCTCCTCTTCGGCGATTTTCAATTCCAATCAGTCGTTGCATGCGCCGCCGCATTATTCCAACGAACATGCACGGCAGAACGCGCGGCTTGCCGCCATGCTGCAATATGTGCTCTGCGCCTCGCGCTTCGCGCATTATCTCAAGGTCATCATGCGTGACGAAATCGGCCAGCTTTCGGATGCGATCTCGATCGAGCGCCGGCTGGCGGACTGGCTCACCGCCTATACGCTCGGCAACGACGATGCCGATATTGCGTTGCGCACGCGCTTTCCCCTGCGCTCCGCCGGCATCGGCGTCGCCGAGATTCCGGGCAAGCCCGGCAGCTTCTCCTGCACGGTCCGGCTGCAGCCGCATTTCCAGCTCGATGACGTTGCCACGAGCTTCCATCTCATCGCCGAGACCACGACCACCGGCCAGATCCTGAGCCGCCCGGTCGCCATACCCGAGAGGATGTCCGCATGA
- the tssC gene encoding type VI secretion system contractile sheath large subunit gives MTAETQLQTKEEVGFAPDENLLSKVVAATRQTEPDRAQDLLRTLTDQALKGTVTYDRNLTITLNNAIAEIDKAISSQLAAIMQSPEFTKLEGAWRGLNYLVKNSETSANLKIRVLNASKRDVAKDLAKAVEFDQSRLFKSVYEDEFGTPGGEPMGALIGDYEFDNSFDDVQLLQGVSMIAAAAFAPFISAASPRMFGFEDFRELAKPRDLEKIFETVEYAKWRSLRDSDDSRFVTLAMPRVLARMPYGPKTSPIEEFNFDETGGSKTGELSHDSYCWMNAAYVMGTRLTEAFAKNGWCTAIRGAENGGKVEGLPMHIFSSDDGDLDLKCPTEVGITDRRDAELGKLGFLPLCHYKNTDYAVFFGAQTAHKPKLYDRPEATANAAVSARLPYMMATSRFAHYLKVMGRDKIGSFMEAEDCEAWLNRWISNYVNANDDAGEESRAKYPLREAKVTVQEIPGRPGAYNAVAWMRPWLQMEELTTSLRMVARIPSKN, from the coding sequence ATGACCGCCGAAACGCAATTGCAAACAAAGGAAGAAGTAGGCTTCGCGCCTGATGAGAACCTGCTCTCGAAGGTCGTTGCGGCAACCCGCCAGACCGAGCCCGACCGTGCGCAGGATCTTCTGCGCACCCTCACCGACCAGGCCCTGAAGGGCACCGTCACCTATGATCGCAATCTGACGATCACCCTGAACAATGCCATTGCCGAGATCGACAAGGCGATATCAAGCCAGCTCGCGGCAATCATGCAGTCGCCGGAGTTCACCAAGCTGGAAGGCGCCTGGCGCGGCTTGAACTATCTCGTCAAGAATAGCGAGACCAGCGCCAATCTGAAGATCCGCGTGCTCAATGCATCGAAGCGCGATGTCGCCAAGGATCTGGCCAAGGCCGTCGAATTCGACCAGTCCAGACTTTTCAAGTCGGTCTATGAAGACGAGTTCGGCACACCCGGCGGCGAACCGATGGGCGCGCTGATCGGCGATTACGAATTCGACAATTCCTTCGACGACGTCCAGCTTCTGCAGGGGGTCTCGATGATCGCCGCGGCCGCTTTCGCGCCGTTCATCTCGGCCGCCAGCCCTCGCATGTTCGGCTTCGAGGATTTCCGCGAGCTGGCAAAACCCCGCGATCTCGAAAAGATCTTCGAAACGGTCGAATACGCCAAGTGGCGGAGCCTGCGCGACAGCGATGATTCCCGCTTCGTGACGCTTGCCATGCCGCGCGTGCTCGCCCGCATGCCTTACGGCCCGAAGACCAGCCCGATCGAAGAGTTCAACTTCGACGAAACAGGCGGCTCCAAGACCGGCGAGCTGTCGCACGATTCCTACTGCTGGATGAACGCAGCCTATGTGATGGGCACGCGCCTGACCGAAGCCTTCGCCAAGAACGGCTGGTGCACCGCCATTCGCGGGGCGGAAAACGGCGGCAAGGTCGAAGGCCTGCCGATGCATATCTTCTCCAGCGACGACGGCGACCTGGACCTGAAGTGCCCGACGGAAGTCGGCATCACCGACCGCCGCGACGCCGAACTCGGCAAACTCGGCTTCCTGCCGCTTTGCCACTACAAGAATACCGATTATGCCGTGTTCTTCGGGGCGCAGACCGCGCATAAGCCGAAGCTCTACGACCGGCCCGAGGCGACCGCCAACGCCGCCGTTTCCGCCCGCCTGCCCTATATGATGGCGACCTCGCGCTTCGCCCATTATCTCAAGGTCATGGGCCGCGACAAGATCGGCTCCTTCATGGAGGCGGAAGATTGCGAGGCCTGGCTCAATCGCTGGATCTCCAACTATGTCAACGCCAATGACGACGCCGGCGAGGAGTCGCGGGCGAAATATCCGCTGCGCGAAGCAAAAGTCACCGTGCAGGAAATCCCCGGCAGGCCGGGCGCCTACAACGCCGTCGCCTGGATGCGCCCTTGGCTGCAGATGGAGGAATTGACCACCTCGCTGCGCATGGTCGCCCGGATTCCGTCGAAGAACTGA
- a CDS encoding type VI secretion system accessory protein TagJ, translating to MTLSASIAQSLRDNALEEALEEVKAHLKAKPSDQEARHLYIDLLVLAGDYQRADNQCSLAATLSPDATMGFALLRNELRAMAARDAWFASGGVPEFPQGPSELDKLAVRLGIAHRDGNADEARTALDALEQLRNERPLIWNGRPVSDFRDLDDRTPHALEVIMTGGGYLWIDFAKIAALSIEPIARPRDLAFRRAELSLIDGAAASVLLPAVYHGTGKDPTLRLGRETDWIEEPTGITTGRGQRCYLAGDELVSFHDTQSLEIVPATAAGRQVAHG from the coding sequence ATGACGCTTTCCGCCAGCATCGCCCAATCGCTCAGAGACAATGCCCTTGAGGAGGCGCTCGAGGAGGTCAAGGCGCATCTGAAGGCCAAGCCCTCGGATCAGGAAGCGCGGCATCTCTATATCGATCTTCTCGTGCTTGCCGGCGATTACCAGCGGGCGGACAATCAATGCAGCCTTGCCGCCACTCTCTCTCCCGACGCGACGATGGGCTTTGCCTTGCTGCGCAACGAGCTTCGGGCGATGGCGGCGCGCGACGCCTGGTTTGCGAGCGGCGGCGTGCCGGAATTTCCGCAGGGGCCGAGCGAACTCGACAAGCTCGCCGTTCGCCTCGGCATCGCCCATCGCGACGGCAATGCGGATGAGGCGCGAACCGCGCTCGATGCGCTTGAGCAGCTCAGGAACGAGCGGCCGCTGATCTGGAACGGCAGACCGGTCTCCGATTTCCGCGACCTAGACGACCGCACGCCGCACGCTCTCGAAGTGATCATGACCGGCGGCGGCTATCTGTGGATCGATTTCGCCAAGATCGCAGCGCTGTCGATCGAGCCGATTGCCCGGCCGCGCGATCTCGCCTTCCGCCGTGCCGAACTGTCGCTCATCGACGGCGCCGCCGCTTCGGTGCTTCTGCCGGCGGTCTATCACGGCACAGGCAAGGATCCGACGCTCAGGCTTGGCCGCGAGACCGATTGGATCGAGGAACCGACAGGCATCACCACCGGTCGCGGCCAGCGCTGCTACCTCGCCGGCGACGAACTGGTTTCCTTCCATGATACTCAAAGTCTGGAGATCGTGCCGGCAACGGCTGCCGGCAGGCAGGTCGCGCATGGTTGA
- a CDS encoding type VI secretion system-associated FHA domain protein: MRLELKEITSDATASGQSKWFFERGRRTLGRAPDCDWRLPEDRRSISKLHCIIERDRDGFLLRDQSANGSWVDGVAVHEGQIARLSDRSRLEMGGLAFSVHISGDKDREIEDPDAGLVLSDEPLTISAILADIAPGGRTASGILGERATDDWAFPEQGGKKGAASSRNVEIGWSGPPEIRSATQLLPEDWNSEETEYGSHLEHGSATHVAVPIAQRRAAPVIEIVNDNDPQPEAEEFPSLTIGRFEAFADRLEPLLARFEEAVENSYAVFEMHVPSFDRQPDFLAGGTEEALLARIEALLGRQLTLNSALQALVRTAGQLEPRSLEARVETGAWRRDRNYWRAYRAQFEKDGKSRSIQDLFRDAMTGAMNGRDAGPRPQDRQEGKDAHHEE; encoded by the coding sequence ATGCGGCTCGAACTGAAAGAGATCACCAGCGACGCGACGGCGTCAGGCCAGTCGAAATGGTTCTTCGAACGCGGCCGGCGAACGCTCGGGCGGGCGCCCGATTGCGACTGGCGGCTGCCGGAGGATCGGCGCTCCATCTCCAAGCTCCATTGCATCATCGAACGTGACCGCGATGGCTTCCTGCTGCGCGACCAGAGCGCAAACGGCTCCTGGGTCGACGGCGTCGCCGTTCATGAAGGTCAAATCGCCAGGCTTTCCGACAGGTCGCGGCTGGAGATGGGCGGACTTGCCTTTTCCGTCCACATATCAGGCGACAAGGACCGCGAGATCGAGGATCCCGATGCCGGTTTGGTGCTGAGCGACGAACCGCTGACCATTTCTGCGATCCTGGCCGACATCGCTCCAGGCGGTCGCACCGCAAGCGGTATTCTCGGTGAGCGCGCGACCGATGACTGGGCCTTTCCCGAACAGGGCGGGAAGAAAGGCGCGGCTTCATCCCGCAATGTCGAGATCGGCTGGAGCGGCCCTCCGGAGATCCGTTCAGCCACCCAGCTTCTGCCGGAAGACTGGAATTCGGAGGAGACCGAATACGGCAGCCACCTGGAACATGGGTCCGCCACCCATGTCGCCGTGCCGATCGCTCAGCGCCGCGCCGCGCCGGTGATCGAGATCGTCAACGACAACGACCCGCAGCCCGAAGCCGAGGAATTTCCATCGTTGACGATCGGCCGGTTCGAAGCCTTCGCCGATCGGCTGGAGCCGCTGCTCGCCCGGTTCGAGGAGGCTGTCGAGAACAGCTATGCCGTTTTCGAAATGCATGTGCCGTCCTTCGACAGGCAGCCGGACTTCCTGGCCGGCGGCACGGAGGAGGCGCTGCTTGCCCGCATCGAGGCGCTGCTCGGGCGACAGCTCACGCTCAATTCCGCCCTCCAGGCTCTCGTTCGGACGGCGGGCCAGTTGGAGCCGCGCAGCCTGGAAGCGCGTGTCGAGACCGGCGCCTGGCGCCGGGACCGGAATTACTGGCGGGCTTACCGGGCGCAATTCGAAAAGGACGGCAAAAGCCGGTCGATTCAGGACCTCTTCCGCGATGCCATGACCGGCGCGATGAACGGCAGAGACGCAGGGCCTCGTCCGCAAGACAGGCAGGAAGGAAAAGACGCGCACCATGAGGAATGA
- the tssE gene encoding type VI secretion system baseplate subunit TssE has protein sequence MVDPLERYRLRDRVLSRSILDRLMDEAPDRAVDPPMTFVDQVREVREAIRRDLEALLNTRRSPATPPAVLSELRDALVSYGVDGIVSANLMTEQAKLKLAAVIERRIALFETRLADVRVTILKSRTMTERALRMRIQATFRLHEGMPPISFESTIDPSTQRFLVEAGNG, from the coding sequence ATGGTTGATCCCCTCGAACGCTACCGGCTGCGTGACCGTGTCCTGTCCCGCTCGATCCTCGACAGGCTGATGGACGAGGCGCCGGATCGCGCCGTCGACCCGCCGATGACCTTCGTCGACCAGGTGCGAGAGGTCAGAGAGGCCATCCGCCGCGATCTCGAGGCGCTGCTCAACACACGGCGCTCCCCGGCGACGCCGCCGGCCGTGCTTTCCGAGTTGAGGGACGCCCTGGTGAGCTATGGTGTCGACGGCATCGTCTCGGCCAATCTGATGACCGAGCAGGCCAAGCTCAAGCTTGCCGCAGTAATCGAGCGGCGGATCGCGCTGTTCGAGACACGGCTTGCCGATGTCAGGGTGACGATCCTGAAAAGCCGGACGATGACCGAACGGGCGCTGCGCATGCGCATCCAGGCGACCTTCCGCCTGCACGAAGGCATGCCGCCGATCAGCTTCGAATCGACCATCGATCCGTCGACCCAGCGCTTCCTCGTGGAGGCCGGCAATGGCTGA
- the tssG gene encoding type VI secretion system baseplate subunit TssG — MDLPVARKPDALADLLERDPGRFEPVTAFRVAQASVGEGRLDVAAHVGVSPAPLAVSGYKRKAGRATVRSALAGLVGALGSMPSAYNELVMREERNRSRALAGFFDLFGARMAELFTDACEKYRIARRLRWGGAWASNAFVTTLLSLTGFGTKRLVEKSGVDEELILRFSGFFAARNRNAVNLRAMLTEFSGLPVEIELFRGRWLAIPAEERSRMGQPQGVQLGVNATAGAAIHDFSGGFRIVIGPLGYADYLQLAPGGRAVTELFALTRLYVGAALEFDIQAILKKEDVPFCQLGQAGDPPRLGWNSWARVAPAAKDSGDAVIVERLSVQAR; from the coding sequence ATGGATCTCCCCGTCGCCCGCAAACCAGACGCCCTTGCCGATCTGCTCGAACGCGACCCCGGCCGCTTCGAGCCGGTGACGGCCTTTCGCGTCGCGCAGGCTTCGGTGGGCGAAGGACGCCTCGATGTCGCCGCCCATGTCGGCGTCTCGCCGGCGCCGCTTGCGGTCAGCGGCTACAAGCGCAAGGCCGGTCGCGCCACCGTCCGCAGTGCACTTGCCGGTCTCGTCGGCGCACTCGGCTCGATGCCGTCGGCCTATAACGAACTCGTCATGCGCGAGGAGCGCAACCGGTCGCGGGCGCTCGCCGGCTTCTTCGATCTCTTCGGCGCGCGGATGGCCGAACTCTTCACCGATGCCTGCGAGAAATACCGCATCGCCCGGCGGCTGCGCTGGGGCGGCGCCTGGGCAAGCAATGCTTTCGTCACCACGCTGCTGTCGCTCACCGGTTTCGGCACCAAGCGGCTCGTCGAAAAGAGCGGCGTCGACGAGGAGTTGATCCTGCGTTTTTCCGGTTTCTTCGCCGCGCGTAACCGCAATGCCGTCAATCTGCGCGCCATGCTGACCGAATTCAGCGGCCTGCCGGTGGAGATCGAATTGTTCCGCGGCCGCTGGCTGGCCATTCCGGCGGAAGAGCGCAGCCGCATGGGCCAACCGCAGGGCGTCCAGCTTGGCGTCAATGCGACGGCGGGTGCCGCGATCCACGATTTCAGCGGCGGCTTTCGCATCGTCATCGGTCCGCTCGGCTATGCCGACTACCTCCAGCTTGCGCCGGGCGGCCGCGCCGTCACCGAGCTCTTCGCCCTGACGCGGCTCTATGTCGGCGCCGCACTCGAATTCGACATACAGGCCATCCTGAAGAAGGAGGACGTTCCCTTCTGCCAGCTCGGACAAGCGGGCGATCCGCCGCGCCTGGGCTGGAACAGCTGGGCGAGGGTCGCGCCGGCGGCAAAGGACAGCGGCGATGCGGTGATCGTCGAACGCCTGTCGGTGCAGGCGCGGTGA